The Pyrus communis chromosome 9, drPyrComm1.1, whole genome shotgun sequence genome has a segment encoding these proteins:
- the LOC137746307 gene encoding ankyrin repeat-containing protein BDA1-like, whose protein sequence is MEITRHDEEEVYDSSRSGDVEYLNRLIEKDPEILRRISLQTGKTGTPLHVSALLGHAEFTKALCTKNPKLAERVDADGRTPLHLASAEGHKETVEALLSVYADACLRCDEKGRIPLHYAAMNGEVEVLQKLIDKNPESIYVKVENRSKETVLHLCIKHNQLECLKRLVERDDSNGEFLNSRAGCDGGVTILHLALMLRQIKTIRYLLSVDAIRAEATGVNGISLTMSDILEYSSVTREDFSRSLEIQQILMDAGLIRRENNENDNPNSDVAAAAVVAPNPRRVKKKKKLHKRVASSEKGSTPARGCWIKLMECLRYPSNWVVDTRGMLMVVATMISTMTFQAIVNPPGGVWETNNTDTDTTIDSPGINYSKTICTEQRTCIAGTAVLGYIWEDLFVDFINYNTISFLASLSVTLLLISGFPLHNRFCMWLLSLFMCVTLTFLASTYLQVLLMIVPPYFDFSYISIYFNSNISIYSYSVYLWNGLLAIVGVIHTIRFLIWVMKWLRCMYFRSRSCLKNMTTTGSFSCNDATRFEEIDATAVV, encoded by the exons atggagaTCACACGGCATGATGAAGAAGAAGTGTACGATTCATCACGGAGTGGGGATGTGGAATACTTAAACAGATTGATTGAAAAAGACCCAGAAATTCTAAGGAGAATATCCCTGCAGACCGGAAAAACCGGAACCCCCTTGCATGTTTCGGCTTTGCTCGGCCACGCTGAGTTTACCAAAGCCCTTTGCACTAAAAATCCCAAACTTGCAGAGCGGGTGGACGCCGATGGACGCACGCCCCTGCACTTGGCTTCTGCTGAGGGCCACAAGGAGACTGTCGAAGCTTTGTTATCTGTGTATGCTGATGCGTGCTTGCGTTGCGATGAAAAGGGAAGAATCCCTCTTCACTATGCAGCCATGAATGGAGAAGTTGAGGTGCTGCAGAAGTTGATTGATAAAAATCCTGAGTCCATTTATGTCAAAGTTGAAAACAGATCGAAAGAAACAGTTTTGCACTTGTGTATTAAACACAACCAGTTAGAGTGCTTGAAAAGGTTGGTTGAAAGAGACGACAGCAATGGTGAGTTCCTCAACTCAAGAGCTGGATGTGATGGTGGTGTGACCATCCTGCACTTAGCTTTGATGCTAAGGCAAATTAAG ACTATACGTTACCTGCTTTCTGTTGATGCTATAAGAGCAGAAGCAACTGGTGTGAATGGGATATCTCTGACCATGTCAGATATCTTAGAGTACAGCAGCGTTACAAGAGAGGACTTTAGCAGAAGCTTAGAAATTCAACAGATTTTGATGGACGCAGGATTAATCAGAAgggaaaataatgaaaatgataatCCTAACTCAGATGTTGCCGCCGCTGCTGTTGTAGCACCAAATCCAAGAAGggtaaagaagaaaaagaagcttCACAAACGAGTAGCATCATCGGAAAAGGGATCAACGCCAGCAAGGGGGTGCTGGATAAAATTGATGGAATGTTTGAGATATCCGAGTAATTGGGTGGTCGATACACGTGGCATGCTGATGGTTGTGGCTACGATGATCTCGACGATGACTTTTCAAGCCATAGTCAACCCACCAGGTGGTGTTTGGGAAACTAATAATACAGATACAGACACTACCATTGATTCTCCTGGAATCAATTATTCTAAAACAATTTGCACTGAACAGAGAACATGCATAGCTGGAACTGCAGTGTTAGGCTACATCTGGGAAGATCTCTTCGTCGATTTCATAAATTACAATACCATCTCGTTCCTTGCTTCTTTGAGTGTCACCCTTTTGCTCATTAGTGGATTTCCTCTCCACAATCGATTTTGCATGTGGCTCTTATCGCTGTTCATGTGCGTCACTCTCACATTCCTGGCATCCACCTACCTACAAGTGCTGCTCATGATTGTCCCTCcttatttcgatttttcataTATAAGCATTTACTTTAACTCTAATATAAGCATTTACAGCTATTCCGTCTATCTTTGGAATGGGTTGCTGGCCATAGTCGGCGTAATACACACTATTCGGTTTCTTATTTGGGTGATGAAGTGGTTGCGGTGCATGTACTTCAGGTCAAGATCATGTCTCAAGAACATGACCACTACTGGCTCCTTTTCATGTAACGATGCAACCCGTTTTGAAGAGATTGATGCGACTGCAGTTGTGTAA